One window of the Salmo trutta chromosome 35, fSalTru1.1, whole genome shotgun sequence genome contains the following:
- the LOC115175129 gene encoding acyl-coenzyme A thioesterase 1-like, whose protein sequence is MGSRSQQVRVRLLPSPCCFFDEPVHVQVDGLSSYQKVELRSNLRDDKGVIFRASSVYKADATGQVDLCRSPSLGGSYTGVEPMGLFWAMAPKTPHSKMLKKNVLSSIMVNIDVLHGDTGELLATATNERRFMTEGARRILLGLKEGRIRGVLFLPPGQGPFPGVLDVYILGGGLSEVRASLLANKGFVVLALAYYGYQDLPRNVPKHFDLEYFEEAITFLRRQPQVQGPGIGILSISKSGDLALSMASFLSGISATAWINGSNANIMTPLHYKDIIIPPLMPILENITLLPSGHVDVRDTIPDPDTEGNRGSLIPIEHSSSRFLFAVSEDDRNWNSCLFAQQAAARLRHHGKENFEVVTYPRAGHFLEVPYMPHCPSRFHAALGKVMVFGGEVKAHHEAQLDLWRRVQEFFRKHLKDSNTGQKARL, encoded by the exons ATGGGGTCCCGTTCTCAACAGGTTCGTGTTAGGCTTCTCCCCAGCCCTTGCTGTTTCTTCGACGAGCCAGTACACGTGCAGGTAGATGGACTATCTTCGTACCAGAAAGTGGAGTTGAGGTCCAACCTCCGGGACGATAAAGGGGTCATCTTCAGAGCTTCCTCCGTGTATAAGGCAGATGCTACAGGACAAGTGGACCTTTGCCGCTCTCCTTCTCTTGGCGGCAGTTACACGGGAGTTGAACCCATGGGCTTGTTTTGGGCCATGGCGCCCAAGACTCCACACAGCAAAATGTTAAAAAAGAATGTGTTGAGTTCAATTATGGTTAATATAGATGTTCTGCATGGGGATACAGGTGAACTCTTGGCCACAGCGACCAACGAGAGGCGGTTCATGACAGAAGGGGCGAGGAGGATACTGTTGGGCTTGAAAGAAGGAAGAATTCGGGGAGTCCTCTTTCTACCACCCG GTCAGGGTCCATTTCCTGGGGTACTAGATGTGTATATTCTGGGTGGAGGTCTATCAGAGGTCCGGGCCAGTCTGCTGGCTAACAAAGGCTTCGTGGTTCTGGCGCTGGCCTACTACGGCTACCAGGACCTGCCCAGAAACGTTCCTAAACACTTTGACCTGGAGTACTTTGAAGAAGCCATTACATTCCTGAGAAGACAGCCACAG GTCCAGGGTCCAGGAATAGGAATCCTGTCCATCTCGAAGAGTGGCGACCTGGCTCTGTCCATGGCCTCTTTTCTCTCTGGCATCTCAGCCACAGCCTGGATCAACGGCAGCAACGCTAATATCATGACGCCGCTGCACTACAAAGACATCATCATCCCTCCCCTCATGCCTATCCTAGAGAACATCACCCTCTTACCGTCTGGCCACGTCGACGTCCGAGACACCATTCCGGACCCAGATACTGAGGGGAACCGCGGTTCTTTGATCCCAATAGAACATTCCAGTTCTAGGTTCCTCTTCGCCGTCTCGGAGGACGACAGGAACTGGAACAGTTGTCTCTTTGCCCAGCAGGCCGCCGCCCGGCTGAGGCATCATGGGAAAGAGAACTTTGAGGTGGTGACGTACCCCAGGGCGGGTCATTTCCTGGAGGTGCCCTACATGCCCCACTGCCCGTCTCGCTTCCATGCAGCGTTAGGTAAAGTGATGGTGTTTGGAGGAGAGGTTAAAGCCCACCATGAGGCTCAGCTGGACCTGTGGAGGAGGGTCCAGGAGTTCTTCAGGAAACACCTGAAGGACAGCAACACTGGCCAGAAAGCCAGGCTGTAA